In a single window of the Cucumis melo cultivar AY chromosome 11, USDA_Cmelo_AY_1.0, whole genome shotgun sequence genome:
- the LOC127151708 gene encoding villin-5-like isoform X2 has protein sequence MFIYIFLPFSIIFFPCQVASSLNSSYSYILNSSSNVFTWSGSLTNSDNQELVERLLDLIKPNVQSRSQKEGSESEQFWNLLGGKSEYPSQKISRDAESDPHLFSCIFSRGSYH, from the exons atgtttatatatattttcttacctttctctattatttttttcccttGTCAGGTTGCATCGTCTTTGAATTCCTCCTACTCCTACATATTGAACAGTAGCTCCAATGTCTTTACATGGTCTGGAAGCCTTACAAACTCAGATAATCAAGAACTTGTTGAGCGGTTGTTGGATTTGATAAAG CCCAATGTGCAATCTAGATCACAAAAGGAAGGCTCAGAATCTGAACAATTTTGGAATTTGCTGGGAGGCAAATCTGAATATCCTAGCCAAAAAATCAGTCGAGATGCTGAGAGTGATCCTCACCTATTTTCTTGTATTTTCTCAAGAG ggagttatcactaa
- the LOC127151708 gene encoding villin-5-like isoform X1 — translation MFIYIFLPFSIIFFPCQVASSLNSSYSYILNSSSNVFTWSGSLTNSDNQELVERLLDLIKQPNVQSRSQKEGSESEQFWNLLGGKSEYPSQKISRDAESDPHLFSCIFSRGSYH, via the exons atgtttatatatattttcttacctttctctattatttttttcccttGTCAGGTTGCATCGTCTTTGAATTCCTCCTACTCCTACATATTGAACAGTAGCTCCAATGTCTTTACATGGTCTGGAAGCCTTACAAACTCAGATAATCAAGAACTTGTTGAGCGGTTGTTGGATTTGATAAAG CAGCCCAATGTGCAATCTAGATCACAAAAGGAAGGCTCAGAATCTGAACAATTTTGGAATTTGCTGGGAGGCAAATCTGAATATCCTAGCCAAAAAATCAGTCGAGATGCTGAGAGTGATCCTCACCTATTTTCTTGTATTTTCTCAAGAG ggagttatcactaa